The Microcystis aeruginosa NIES-843 sequence AATCGCCTAAAAAATACTAATGCCAGTGGACGAAAGATTAGCGAAACCGAGATTAATAATGGTCAGGGTACGGCTATAATTGAAATCACTGGGTTGACGGAAGATAGTCAAGAGATTACTTGGAAAATAGTAAAAACTAGGACTGGATATATCCACGCTGGAGAACGGAGTAATTTTAGCCAATTAAATGAATACACTCAACAAATACAACGACAAATTACTGAACATCAAGGACAAATTAACTTACCTTTATTTGTTTATTATTCTGTTAATCGAGCAGTGGTAGATATACCCTTAAAAATTAAAACAAAACATCAATTTGATTCTCTAAGTGCCTACGAAAATGCTTTAACCAGTGGATCAGATTTTCGCACTTTTTTTGAATGGTTTCGCGAGCGCGAAGATTTAGAAAATGAAAATAGAAAATATCAGGATTATCTAATTAAACCAGAAGGTTTTTGTTTTCCCGATCCCCAATTGGAAGCAGTTCGGGAAACGATCGAACGTTTTCTACCCGATTTTACTAATCTTAGCGTCCGTCGTAATCCCTTGAGAATGGAAGTAACAAAAAAGAATGAAATAGTTACTGTTAATCAACTTTCTGATGGAGAAAAATGTCTGATTGCTATGCTGGGAGATTTAGCTCGAAGAATGGCGATTGCTAATCCTCAAAATCCTGATCCCTTAACGGGTAATGGTGTTATTATCATTGACGAAATTGACTTACATTTACATCCTCAATGGCAAAGATTTGTAGTACCTAAATTACTAGAAGTTTTTCCTAACTGTCATTTTTTTATTTCCACCCATTCTCCTAATATTATCACTCATGTTCAACCAGAAAGTTTACACTTCATGGAACAAACAGAAATGGGAATAAAAGTTCATACCGTGCAAGAGTCCTACGGCAAAAATGTTGATCGAATTTTAGAAGATTTGATGGGATTAGAGACAACTCGTCCCAAGGAAATCGCTGAAGCTTTGAAAGATATCTATGAACAAATATCTCAAAATCAATTAGAGGCAGCTAAAAATAAAATCAATGATCTCAGAGCTAAAATTCAAGATGATCCAGAATTAATTAAAGCTGAAGTTATTATTCGACGCAAGGAAATTATCGGAAAATGAAGTATATTAGAAAAAGACAAGAACCACCAGAGTTTAAGAATTGGAAAGAGCAAGCTACTCAGATTGGC is a genomic window containing:
- a CDS encoding AAA family ATPase, coding for MRIKSIKLDNYRGVVSLNIDFHRQLNVFIGVNGAGKSTILDSLAIMLSWLVNRLKNTNASGRKISETEINNGQGTAIIEITGLTEDSQEITWKIVKTRTGYIHAGERSNFSQLNEYTQQIQRQITEHQGQINLPLFVYYSVNRAVVDIPLKIKTKHQFDSLSAYENALTSGSDFRTFFEWFREREDLENENRKYQDYLIKPEGFCFPDPQLEAVRETIERFLPDFTNLSVRRNPLRMEVTKKNEIVTVNQLSDGEKCLIAMLGDLARRMAIANPQNPDPLTGNGVIIIDEIDLHLHPQWQRFVVPKLLEVFPNCHFFISTHSPNIITHVQPESLHFMEQTEMGIKVHTVQESYGKNVDRILEDLMGLETTRPKEIAEALKDIYEQISQNQLEAAKNKINDLRAKIQDDPELIKAEVIIRRKEIIGK